The Fusarium falciforme chromosome 4, complete sequence genomic interval gaacaagggcaagaagaagatcgTCCACCCGAGCGAGAAGCCAATGACGGCCCAGAACCTCGAGCACCAGGAGATGCTCTCTCACTTTCAATGGACCTTTGGCGCCTCCCGACCCGAGCAgattgaggatgaggatttCATCGGCATCAGCCCCTGCTGCACACGCTCCCCTAGCGTTGTCGACTTTTCTCTTGACCgcgacagcgacagcgatGGCCgttcctcatcatcttcgtcctcttCCGTCAAGTCAGCGTAGCTGATTCCCTGAACCGGCATGGTCGGCCTTGATGGATGGGCGGGCGATGCAACCGGGCACGCCGGATCTCGATAGGGCGAACCGCCAGAGTTCTAGAACCACGTTCCAACGACCGCCACCCACAACGACATCAAACGCTACGCAACGCAGCAAGGCACACGCACACCGCTCACTTCGGTGATTCTACTGGGGCTGATCTTCGACATTGGGCCCGTCAATTCGCTCATCTTCTTTGATCCCAACTGGGACTGACCCCCATGTCACCTCACGGTTTTCACCAATTGGGTGACACACTCCATCTCCAGATCAGCGTCCGTTCCAAACAGGGACAGCAACTGACGATCACGGGGACAGCCTCGCATTTAGCGGGTACTCTTTTCAACATCACTTTCTTCTGTCCAAGCTATGCCTTGGCAATGAATTACAAAAAAAGGCAGCCAAACAAAAGCAGTGCGCATTGGCTGTCTTTCATCGCTGGGACGATGAATAATCCCCTATCCCGGCCTCGGTGTCTCATCATCCACCGAGCCGCATGATTGACACAGAAACACCACAGAGAGTGGCACGAATTGCATTTTTGGATTTAGCGATTGGCATCGGGAGGTTTTCTCTGCATAGCATTTCGGTCATGGTTTGGGCAAAAACATAGACCAGATATGAGGGCGTTCAAATTGAATAGACCTTGATAAAGGCATTTACCATCTTGAACACGATGTTTGCAATGTTATGTGAAGTCTAAAATGAAGTCTACAAGTGAGCGGTTGATGCTAGACCCTTAACTAGGCAACGATGCAGCATAGCCTTGGATGTGCACCTCTAGCTGGGCACTCACACTCGTGCTCTGATCAGATAAGCATTCATTCATTGGTCGCCGAACCTGTCGTGTCTGCCGTGAGCCTCAGCTGGGACCCAGAACCCAATCAACAAAGAAATGCAGTTTACACTGCACGGTGAGCTGGCCCTACTCGTTCAAACGGAAATGCCCAAGCTGTGGCCCAAAATGCATTTTGGAAGCCATGAAAGACCGAAATTCTAAATTTTGAAGCTTTGATGCTCTCCCCTCTGCCGACTGGACCTGCACAGAAGATGGCAGCCCCTCTGTGACCAGAGGATGCGGCTCTCGAACGTCACTTCCGTTTACATCACAGCCGTGCCGTGATTCAGCCAGATGCTTCTTACAATCGGCCTTGATTGACTGCCTCAGGAATAGGCAGCAGGCGATCTTCATTTCAACGCCGCCGCTTCCACCTTTGGCATCCTTACCTTCAACATGCACCAGCGCgcgccctctcctctcctccactCCAACCACGTCGCGCAGCATCGTCACCTCTATCGTCGCAATGTCGAGCAAGTCTTGGTACGCtctcaagtccaagtccgTGCACACGCGGTACGGCCTGTCCAAGAACATTCAAACACTTCTGCAGGGCTTGGAGAGGTATCATGAGGGCATCATTGACGTGAGGGAGCTTGGGAGCATGGTTCGCCTGAGCCCTAAGCGGCGAGAGTCGGTGGCCACCACCATTTCCAAGTGCGCCAACATGATCAAGAAGGATCCTCAAGAGCTCAAAACATGCGTTGACATCATTGAAATGTGCACCGAGATTCTCGAGATCGCCGGTAGGTGCTTGCTGATCAGCAGTTCGCGCAACTCGCTGACCATAGTTGACTTCCAGATCGACCACCGCCAATCGACGGATTCCCCTTTATGAAGCTGCCGCCCGAGATTCGAGAAGCTATCATCGACTTGATGGTCGACACAGTCTTCAAGTCTAAGGGAATCAGACCGGCCACCAAACGAGTGTCCTGCAATTGTCCGAGGCTCGAGCGAGAAAACGGCTCCTTCCAGAGCACGCAAATGAAAGCGCTACCATCTCTTCTTGGCCCTGCTCTGAACAACGAGTTCTTCCGTATCTTCCTTCGCAAAAAGTCTGTCCGTttccgctgctgctgcgagcTCGAACACCACCTCACCAACAACCCCATGCTTGTCAGAAACGTCCGAGATATCAAAGTTCACTGGTGCGGGCCAAAGTCTGCGACGAGcttcaagaagctggccgaATGCGATAGGCTTGACAGTTTGACCATCAATATTTCCAAGTCGACATTGGCACATCTCAGCAAGCGTTCCAACCTGATGAAGACATACTTCCCCCTGTCCTACCGACATGCCAGAATTACCGATGTTCTCGGGTTGGATGAGCTTTTAGCCCTCCGAGGTCTCAAGGAGGTGGCAGTGGTCCATGTTCAGTCAAAGACTACCAATCTCGCCCTGGAGACGGACAGAGCTAGTCTCGCAGAACTTTTGGCGAGCCAGCTCAAGCAAGACAAGGTGAGATCATGTACGCAGAGCACGTTGAACCTGAGCTGACATTATAGGGGTATGATCCTTTTGAGGATATGTAATCGACTAATCGAACCCCGACGGACGAAACTGGTATTAACGAGTATACGATCTTACGATGGACATTCACGAACTGGCATTTGTCACAGTTGGCGTTCAAGCGGAATTAGAAGGGAATATGACCCCTTTCATGGATGATATGACTTTCACAAGTCTGGTAATTATGAGGGTCCAGCGACAATCCATCAGGATTATGTTTGAGATGTAACAACAGATAAATTACGGAAGTCTCCATTTGGTGAAAACACTAAAGACCCCGTACTCAAAAAACGTTGCTGGATTGTTCTTGTCTCATACCTACACAGAGTGTGGGCATCCGGCTCAAGATCAGTCGTTGCGACTGGGCTGATCGAGCAATGGCAAAAGACGGTTGAACAGTTGGCTTGAAGTAGCAAGCAAGTGTAGCAAACCTACCGTTGAGAGATAAGCAAGTCTTGAATAATGGGCTCTGAATTGAGAGCAGTAGAGCTTGCTGAGCTCGCCTCTGTCCGCATCATGGCGAACTGGTTTGTCAAAGAGTAAAGGAGGTCATATCGGAGGTGACCCGGTTGAAAATTTGAAGCGAGGTTCGACAGGGGTAAAAAGCAGTGCAGCACTGTGTAAAGACCCACAGTCTTGCTGCTGAGACGGGCTGCGATTTCAAGATCGACAGCATGAAGAGCTGATGTTTTTAATGCCTTGCGCGGGCTCAACGATAATGGGCATATAGAATATGGCCAACACAATCACCTCGTTGTATGCCCCCGAGAGCTGTCAAGGGACTGGATGGTTGTTCATCTTACGGCGGGGCACGTGACTACTGAAACGGTTGTGAGCCTTTCGTCTAAGGCAGAAATACAGTGCATTGAGAAAAACAGAGAACACTGTGTGGGCGCGTGATCTTTCACGTGcacacaacaacagcaagTTGTGCGCTCTTGCCCTAGCACGGTCCCCACAAGTGTGAATTTCTCGACCCCCATAAGCGAGGGCTTCCTACTCTTCTATCTTTCCACACCCGATCATCGAACTCAACGAGCAACGGCAACGACCGACAGAGTTGCCCATCATGTCGCTCGTCTCGGGAGAGAAGTCGAACTTCCAGTTCGTAAGTCATCCTCTCCCTATCTCCAGCACTGCATCTTCGAAATCGATAACGTCGCCGCGCGCGCCTGCGCTCGCGCCATGGCCGGACGCTCTTTTTGCACCGAAATCGATCACGACGGGAAGGATTTGACACGATGCTGACAATGGGTAGATTCTCCgtcttctcaacaccaatgTCGACGGAAAGCAGAAGGTTATGTACGCCTTGACCAAGATCAAGGGTGTCGGCCGCCGATACTCCAACTTGGTCTGCAAGAAGGCCGATGTCGATCTGAACAAGCGGTACGACCATCCGCACACACACGCAAGCGAGAGGAGAACATGCAGACTGACAATGCCTCACAGTGCTGGTGAGCTCACCTCTGAGGAGCTCGAGCGAATCGTCACCATCATCCAGAACCCCACCCAGTACAAGATCCCCACGTGGTTCCTGAACCGACAGCGCGATATCGTCGATGGCAAGGACTCCCACATTCTTGCCAACGGTGTCGACTCCAAGCTCCGTGAGGATCTCGAGCGCCTCAAGAAGATCCGCGCTCACCGCGGTCTCCGACACTACTGGGGTCTCCGTGTCCGTGGTCAGCACACCAAGACCACTGGTCGCCGTGGCCGGACCGTCGGTgtctccaagaagaagggtggttaaagatattatcggTGTTGGTTACGGGTGGACAGGCGTGACGGCTGGTTTCTCCATCTTTCTGAGCATTTTGAGGGGATTGCTTTCCGGCATGCGCAGCTAGGGCTGTACTCTAGGTCAGAGTCACGAATCAAAAGCATTCAAGTAAAAATGTTCTCAAGGAAAGACGTGGAAGGGTTGCTTCTGGCACATTGTGATATTTATGGTCAAACGAAGTCCAcgacgaaaaaaaaaggcgtCTTGCCAGGGAAGGGGTACATATTGCAGGAGCAAAAGGGTATCACTGGTTTCTTCTTTCACCTCTATTTAATCCTCGTGTGTGACAGCCATATCCAAAACCTCTACCCGTCCTTGCCCCTTTGTCTCGTTTCCGATAAAGTCAGACAGGGCTTTGAAGGCTCCTGGCTCGACGAAGCCTACTACTTCCCATTCGGAGCCCATAACATCCTGGCTCTCTACTTGCTCGACGTAGCTTaggatcttgtccttgactgTACCGATGGCCTTTTGCtcgccgtcctcgtccttgttgCCTCCCTTGGGCCCCTTGACGGCTTGCTTGAGGACGTTGGTGGTGCATGCAATTCGTAGTCTCATGCGTGCTCTGGCCACGGGAATGGGCTGATGAGAAATGAGGGCTTTCATGGCATCCAGAGCCTGACTCTTTGCGCTCTTTGTTGTACTGACGCCGGTCCAGTGGTGCTCCTTTGGCCGGGGCTTGGCCTCGCCGTCGTCACCCGTCGCAGGCGTGCCGGTGGCGCTCTTGTCGGGGGTCGAGGTATGCGCCTGGGAGCTCAGCATGTCGAGGGCTTTCTCAATCATGCCCGACGTGTAGACGCGCTTCGTCCGAGGGTCGACTAGCTTGCTGGCGACGATGCTGATGACCTCATTGTGAACACGCTCCAGCTGAGCGGctctctccttctcgccGACCTGCATCTCTCCCTTTTTCAGAATTTCGAGGATGATGTCGTCGgtggccttgcccttgccaaaGGCTTTGTCGAGGTCCTCGCGGGGCGCCGTTTGGCCCTTGGACACGTTGAGGAAGACGTTTGGGATCTGCAGGACATTATCGAGGTCCGTCTCGATACCGGAGCGCCACTCGAGGACCTTGTTCTTGTAGCAGGCGAGCTCGAAgcgcttcttgcccttcttgaggCGCACGAGCGAGACGTTGGTGAGCTTGATCTGGTTCGAGGGCTGGTTGATCTGGCGAGACATGGTGGGCGGGCGTATGTATAGTATTCAGATAGAAAGGGACATGCGATAAAGTGTAAAAAAGGCAAGACAAGGTGCCGGACGCTGCATAAAATAGCTTGGGACGTTGGACGAGTTgcaatttttataaattggGTTGAACCGACTTTTTTTCTGCTTGACCCCGCCATCAAGGCACAGACAGGATTTCTTGCTGCGTCACGCCCCGCATCAGGTGAAGGCCTGGGCTCTTCTTGTCATACTGAGTCACATCAGCAATATCCAATTTGGTTGCTGTGAGTCCACCTATAATTTGGTGACTGTTTTGAAGACTGTTACTCAGAAGATTGAGATGTGCTGACAATGCTCAacttttaggtttttattcgGCGTGGATGCCTGGTCAGAACTCAACTGAGGGCGAGCAAGTTGTAGGTTTGGCCTTGGAGAAGTTTGAACATACATACCCTTGTTTAGATAGTATGCTGACTGACCTTGTAGTAATGTAGTTCATGTCCCTTCAGCTAAGACTCGAGTAGTAGATAGAATTGTACTTGACTGGCTGTTTGCATGTGAGATTGGCTACTTGTCGGTGTACCCCGGCCTGCATGTTCTCCATACCGCAAGTCTACCCCATTCTCGACAACAACCTACCTATGGATCCATAGGAGTTATGTGACTTTGGAACCGTTCTCTTGGTTAAAAGGCTCGATGAGTACCTGGGAGGGTCTGAAGAGCAACCCAACAGCAATATCATGTCCCGGAGTTTCTTGCCTGTCGGTTTGGACTTGTCAACGGTGAAGAACTGGAGGTTGCTAACCCTGGTGGCTACCTATCTGTAGACGCATACCGCCTTAACCTGGCAACATAGGGTACGCAAGGTACAGGATCCTCTTCTGAGACTCGTATGCGATCCATGAATTGAAAGCTATGGGAACCATGGGGTGTCGGATGAAACCGTGGGAGTGTCGGAGGCAGCCTAGCTGTCGCAATGCACATGCAACGAGTGTAGCTCTCCCAATGAGGCAAAGTGAAAACGAACCCATGGTCATTACGAAGGCCAACCCAGCGTTGACGTGTCGCATCGACATGCACCTCTACTGTGCTGGAGTTGGGGTAGCTTGTCAGCGGTACACCGTGGCTTCGCAGCCTTGTTCAGCCATTCGGCATACAATCCGCATGATCCGATCCTAAACGCGACCTATCGACCTCAACGTGACAAGTCAAGCTGTTGTTCTTAGCGAGAGGCGTCTAACTGTGCTAGAGCAGCCAACGAGCTTAGGGCTAGAACTAGAGTCCCCTTGAGGTGCCTAGCAACGTGCAGAGACAATTCGGAACGATTTAATACTGAGAAAACCCTGTTTGAAACTGATTCCTGTACAGAGTCAGTGACGAACTCAATATCTCACCCAGCCAAGGCGAACTCCGAGATCCTAGTCGCCCTTGGCCCGCGCCGCGTGCTTAGTGCGTGCATTATCAGCGTGCCTGAGGCTGCGTATCAGCACTTACGTCATGTAGCCGGTACCGGCTGGATGTCTGACTTGACAAGCCGCAACCGCCGAGATGCTGTGAAACAATGACTTGCAGGACTGGATAGACAGAACGATGCTCTCATCTACAGAGACGGAGAAGACGATTAATAGCTTCCAAGCTCGGAGAACAAGGCCCGTAGAGGTGCGCGCGCATCGACGATTCATCAAGGTCACCACCAGCCTCAGATAGCGCACTCGAGTCACGTTATCAGCAGAGTGGGTCCTGAGTTGTCCGCTTTCCCCACTCGGGCAACTGTCCTGCCTGGAATGGCCCCTGCCGCTAGGGAAGCATAGCCGCTGCGCGGGGTGATTGGGTCACCTGCAGGTTGCTCTGGTGTCTCAGACTGTCGGAGCTTGCCCATGTTATTATGCTCGTTCTTCTCGCTCGCTCTTCCAACCTCTTTCATCTTCcaacatctccatcatctatcTCATCACCACAACTCCCTCCacccgtcatcgtcatcgtcaaacaGGGTCTCGTGTCACTGAACCCATCCCCCAAAACAAACCATGCGTTTGTCCACCTCCGCCCTCGTCCTGGGCGCTGCGTCGTCGGCCGTCGCCCTCGACCAGAAGATCCTCGGCGACTTGAAGAAGCCCGCCATTGATCTCGATCTGAATTCATGGATGAACTTTGGTGAGGAGATCactgccgaggccaaggccgttTGGGAGGAGGTTTCTATGCTTGCCCCCGACGCTGTCGAGGCCTTCAAGAAGCAGGTTCTCGgcaccaagcccaagaaggccaaccGCCGTCCCGACAACCACTGGGATCACGTCGTCAAGGGCGCCGACGTCCAGGCCATCTGGGTCGATAAGAACAACGAGAAGCACCGCAAGGTCGGCGGAAGACTCGACAACTACAACCTCCGTGCCAAGAAGGTCGACCCTTCCAAGCTCGGtgttgacaaggtcaagcagTACAGCGGTTAcctcgatgacgaggagcagGACAAGCACCTCTTCTACTGTAAGCTTTCCACGCCTCTAGTAACCCAATCATATGTGAATCTCGCGCTAACTTTTCCAAGGGTTCTTTGAGTCGCGCAATGACCCCGAAAACGACCCTGTCGTCCTCTGGCTCAACGGCGGCCCCGGCTGCTCATCGCTGACCGGTCTCTTCCTCGAGCTCGGCCCTGCCTCCATCAACAAGAAGATTGAGATTGTCAACAACCCTTGGTCTTGGAACAACAACGCTtccgtcatcttcctcgaccAGCCCGTCAACGTCGGTTACTCGTACAGTGGCGGCTCCGTGAGCAACACTGTCGCCGCCGGCAAGGACATTTATGCCCTTCTTACCCTCTTCTTCCACCAGTTCCCCGAGTATGCTAAGCAGGACTTCCACATTGCTGGAGAGTCTTATGCCGGTCACTACATCCCTGTCTTTGCCAACGAGATTCTCTCCCACGAGGATCGCAACATCAACCTGAAGAGTGTTCTGATTGGCAACGGTCTCACCGATGGCTACACCCAGTACGAATACTACCGCCCCATGGCCTGTGGTGAGGGTGGCTACCCCTCTGTCCTCAGCGAGAGCGAGTGCCAGTCCATGGACAACGCTCTGCCTCGCTGCCAGTCTCTGATCAAGGGCTGCTACGAGTCCGGCAGCGCCTGGTCTTGCGTGCCCGCCAGCATCTACTGCAACAACGCCATGATGGGTCCCTACCAGCGCACTGGCCGCAACGTCTATGATATCCGAGGCAACTGTGAGGATAGCTCCAACCTGTGCTACTCTGGTCTGGGCTACATCGCCGAGTACCTCAACCGCCAGGATGTTCAGGACGCTCTCGGCGCCGAGGTCAGCAGCTACGACAGCTGCAACATGGACATCAACCGAAACTTCCTCTTTGCTGGTGACTGGATGCAGCCTTACCACCAGGTTGTCCCCAACGTTCTTGAGAAGATCCCCGTTCTTATCTATGCCGGTGACGCCGACTTCATCTGCAACTGGCTGGGCAACCAGGCCTGGACCAACAAGCTCGAGTGGCCCGGCCACAAGGACTTCAAGAATGCCGATATCAAGAACCTTAAGGTCGACGGCAAGGAGTAtggcaaggtcaagacgAGCGGCAACTTTACCTTTATGCAGATCTACGGCGCCGGCCACATGGTCCCCATGGACCAGCCTGAGGCGTCTTCTGACTTCTTCAACCGCTGGCTCGGCGGAGAGTGGTTCTAAACTGGACCTGGGCTGTTGACAAGCTTGAACGTAATATTACTACTTGAGTTCTTAGATGTACACTGCGCGAGAGATTGCTAGGGCATGATTTGGATTACACGCGAGAAGTGGGCATTCGGTACTAGGAACGGCGGCTGTTTGGCCGATTATCAGATACAGACATGAATTTAACACGTACATTATGAAACGACACATCGGAGACGTCACCTGTTATTTTGATTAGAGTGAAGTCATTGTATGCCGTCGGTTGAGAGGATCCTTGACGGAAGCATGTGTACGGATGATGTAGGGAGCGGCCGAAACGGAATCGGAGTATAAGAGGAGCCGTTTCAAAGTCCGACGGTGGTTCAGGTCTCCACTCTCGGCCGAGCGGCGGCAGGTGGAGGGTACGAGGTGAAAGGAAAGCGAGATGCACTGAACATGGCCTGTTTTTCTGTGAGTGCTGTCAAAATGGTAAAAGGCGGCCACACGAGTAAGAGGGTCAGGCTCAAAAATGAGGATTTTTGGTCCTGAGTGGGCAATTCGTGCCAGAAGCTGAATTGAGTGAGGGCTTTCCCGTTTAGGAAGGAAGCTACCATGCCGAGGGACGGCGGGAGGTGGGTGGTGGATGGGCGGGATGCCGGTAAGGCAAGGTACTGTTGACCTTTGGTTGTCAAACACCACACCTTGTTCAGGCCCAGGTCGCGTGGGCTTCGCTGTGTCTTGTGCGGGTAACTTGAACGTATTGGATAAAGACGTCCCATCGGATGGAGCAGATCCACCGGGTACGAAACTCGCCAGTGCAGGGTGCAGGCCTGGGACTGGATCTtgggaggcggaggaggcgccgggaagaggagaagatgcgcGGCCGAGAGGCAATGGCAAGGAATTGTAGATTTGTTGAGGATCTttgggaggggaggggccgGTGAGAGCCGCGGCTCGGCGGAGAgacagagggagaagaaaagaagtcCTGGCCTTTTTTGCGAGCACAGAACGTTGCAGAAGCATCCCTCCGTGTCTAAGAGAAGCGAGGAACGTGAGATctgggaaaaaaaaaaaggggacAGGGCCTTGCGAGACGCATGTGATTCCAACTAGGTAGTGATGGAGGTGAGGCAGGGATCGCATTGACGTTGGAACAAACTACAGAGCACGCACACTCACAGCTACGAAGGACCAGAGTAAGTAAAGTCGTGGGAAAAAGTAGCACCACGAAGCTCGCCATTATCAATCAGAGCGTGATGCGGCTGACGTCTGGTCTGAGCGTTGCGATTGCGGCACATACACAATCAGCACATGCGCGTGGAACATTGaattcttgttcttggtgttTCTATTGTGATAGTCTCAATTGTCTTtcaacgacgacaacactttttttctcctctaCCGGATTCACACGACTACCGAGAAACAAGACAAGTTTCTTTCTAATCGAGGGGTTCCACAACGGACATTGCATTAGCGCCTCCCCAACAAAAATTGGCTGCGAGATGCCATGCTGTGTGTGTGCGCGCCTCTGTGTGGCCGCCGGACGGACAGCCGCACCTTGTTCACAGATTTGGGGCGCATCCCCGCGTGCGTGCCCGCGAGGTCCCGGTCGATATCCAACACCTTCGGGGCGGGTCCATCCAGGACGGG includes:
- a CDS encoding 40S ribosomal protein S18, with translation MSLVSGEKSNFQFILRLLNTNVDGKQKVMYALTKIKGVGRRYSNLVCKKADVDLNKRAGELTSEELERIVTIIQNPTQYKIPTWFLNRQRDIVDGKDSHILANGVDSKLREDLERLKKIRAHRGLRHYWGLRVRGQHTKTTGRRGRTVGVSKKKGG
- a CDS encoding Carboxypeptidase Y-like protein A codes for the protein MRLSTSALVLGAASSAVALDQKILGDLKKPAIDLDLNSWMNFGEEITAEAKAVWEEVSMLAPDAVEAFKKQVLGTKPKKANRRPDNHWDHVVKGADVQAIWVDKNNEKHRKVGGRLDNYNLRAKKVDPSKLGVDKVKQYSGYLDDEEQDKHLFYWFFESRNDPENDPVVLWLNGGPGCSSLTGLFLELGPASINKKIEIVNNPWSWNNNASVIFLDQPVNVGYSYSGGSVSNTVAAGKDIYALLTLFFHQFPEYAKQDFHIAGESYAGHYIPVFANEILSHEDRNINLKSVLIGNGLTDGYTQYEYYRPMACGEGGYPSVLSESECQSMDNALPRCQSLIKGCYESGSAWSCVPASIYCNNAMMGPYQRTGRNVYDIRGNCEDSSNLCYSGLGYIAEYLNRQDVQDALGAEVSSYDSCNMDINRNFLFAGDWMQPYHQVVPNVLEKIPVLIYAGDADFICNWLGNQAWTNKLEWPGHKDFKNADIKNLKVDGKEYGKVKTSGNFTFMQIYGAGHMVPMDQPEASSDFFNRWLGGEWF